Proteins from a genomic interval of Vicinamibacteria bacterium:
- a CDS encoding sarcosine oxidase subunit delta — protein MLLITCPYCGPREETEFRYGGEGVAMPEEADDRTWSRFLYYRSSPAGPFTERWVHAHGCRRWFTVRRDTLTHEILDTTELEEPPRGSP, from the coding sequence ATGCTCCTCATCACCTGTCCCTACTGCGGGCCTCGGGAAGAGACGGAGTTCCGCTACGGAGGAGAGGGAGTCGCTATGCCGGAAGAGGCCGACGATCGCACCTGGTCGCGTTTCCTCTACTATCGGAGCTCGCCCGCCGGGCCGTTTACCGAGCGCTGGGTTCACGCGCACGGGTGCCGGCGGTGGTTCACCGTACGGCGGGACACGCTGACGCACGAGATCCTGGATACGACCGAGCTCGAGGAGCCGCCCCGAGGCTCGCCATGA
- a CDS encoding sarcosine oxidase subunit beta family protein, with protein sequence MTEPAFQNPEFLWRNPEPKSAYDVVIVGGGLHGLSTAYYLAKNHDVKSIAVLERGWLGNGNAVRNTTIIRSNYLRDESMPLYELSLKLWESLSAELEYDVLFDQRGLLQLAHTKTEVNDARRTVYANRLSGIDAEWLEPAEVQEFCPIVNVSRSIRYPVLGALLQRRGGIARHDLVMFALARAASAKGVDLLQGCEVTGFDIRKNRVVGVETSRGKIAAGRVGLAGAGRTPLLARMAGIDLPIQSTPLQALVSDGLEPVLNAVVMSGLLHVYVSQARNGGLVMGAARDNYVSYAQRGSFQILEWQIQAALELYPVLGRAHLLRTWAGIVDVSPDASPIIGRTPVESLFVNCGWGTGGFKATPVSGFIYAHTLAHGEPHELNRAFSLSRFETGALIDEHGAAAVAH encoded by the coding sequence GTGACGGAGCCGGCGTTTCAGAATCCCGAGTTTCTCTGGCGCAATCCCGAGCCGAAGTCCGCCTATGACGTCGTGATCGTGGGAGGCGGCCTCCACGGACTCTCGACCGCGTACTACTTGGCGAAGAACCACGACGTCAAGAGTATCGCCGTTCTGGAGCGGGGGTGGCTCGGGAACGGAAACGCCGTCCGGAACACGACCATCATCCGGTCGAATTACCTCAGGGACGAGAGCATGCCGCTCTACGAGCTTTCCCTGAAGCTCTGGGAGTCGCTCTCGGCGGAGCTCGAGTACGACGTGCTCTTCGATCAGCGGGGGCTCCTCCAGCTCGCGCATACGAAGACGGAGGTCAACGACGCGAGGCGCACGGTCTATGCGAACCGGCTCTCCGGGATCGACGCCGAGTGGCTCGAGCCCGCGGAGGTACAGGAGTTCTGCCCCATCGTGAACGTCTCGAGATCCATCCGCTACCCGGTGCTCGGAGCGCTCCTGCAGCGGCGGGGAGGCATCGCCCGGCACGACCTCGTGATGTTCGCGCTCGCCCGGGCGGCGAGCGCGAAAGGAGTCGACCTCCTCCAGGGCTGTGAGGTCACGGGCTTCGACATCCGGAAGAACCGCGTCGTCGGTGTCGAAACGTCGCGCGGGAAGATCGCGGCCGGGAGAGTCGGCCTCGCGGGCGCGGGACGCACCCCCCTTCTCGCCAGGATGGCGGGAATCGATCTTCCCATCCAGAGCACGCCGCTCCAGGCCCTCGTTTCCGACGGGCTCGAGCCGGTGCTGAACGCGGTCGTCATGTCCGGACTGCTCCACGTCTATGTGAGCCAGGCCCGAAACGGGGGTCTCGTCATGGGGGCGGCGCGCGACAACTATGTCTCCTACGCGCAGCGCGGCTCGTTCCAGATCCTCGAATGGCAGATCCAGGCCGCGCTCGAGCTCTATCCCGTCCTCGGGCGCGCTCATCTCCTCCGCACCTGGGCGGGGATCGTCGACGTGAGCCCCGATGCGTCTCCCATCATCGGCCGGACTCCGGTGGAGAGCCTGTTCGTCAACTGTGGCTGGGGCACGGGAGGCTTCAAGGCGACGCCGGTCTCGGGCTTCATCTACGCCCATACGCTCGCCCACGGGGAGCCGCACGAGTTGAACCGCGCGTTCTCGCTCTCGCGCTTCGAGACCGGGGCGCTCATCGACGAGCACGGCGCCGCGGCGGTCGCCCACTGA